The DNA region ACCTCAAAGTCATTGTCTCCGTAATAGGAAACACGTCCGTCAGTCACAATGGTGTCATATCCTTTTACGCCCAATTCGATAATTTCTTGAATGTATTTTGGGAAATCAGTTCCTGTTTTTACTTTGGCATGAGCCGCTTTAATTTGATCTATTGAAAACATCTTTATTTTTTTAGGTTTTCAAATATAGTTTAAAATCGAATAATTTTGGTTTTGGTTTTGAAATGTATTTACGAAAAGAGTAAGCCGTTTTTAGTCTATATTACACAAAAGTCAAGGAATTAGGGGCATCTCCTTAATATGACAGTCTTTTTTAATGTTTTTGTAAATCTGTCAGTTGTATTAAAATGCCATCTTGTCAGTGCTTTTTTTATAATGTTATTAAATTATGACAATTTTCATGAGGTTTTTAACTTGGCACAAAGATTGACTTATGCACGATGAGTTACTAAACTAGTATATTAAAAATTAAATATAAATAAAAATGGGTAAAATAATCGGAATTGATTTAGGTACGACCAACTCTTGTGTTTCTGTAATGGAAGGTAGTGAGGCAGTTGTTATTCCTAACGCAGAAGGAAAAAGAACTACACCATCTATCATCGCTTTTGTTGAAGGTGGAGAAATTAAAGTGGGAGATCCTGCAAAAAGACAAGCGGTAACTAATCCAACTAAGACTATTGCTTCTATCAAACGTTTTATGGGACATACTTTTGCTGAAACTGAAGAAGAAGCAAAAAGAGTTCCTTACAGTGTAGTAAAAGGGGACAACAATACGCCACGTGTGGATATTGACGGTCGTTTATACACAGCTCAAGAATTGTCTGCAATGACACTTCAAAAAATGAAAAAAACTGCTGAAGACTATTTAGGTCAAACAGTTACTGAGGCAGTTATTACTGTTCCTGCTTACTTTAACGATGCACAACGTCAAGCTACTAAAGAAGCTGGTGAAATCGCTGGTTTAAAAGTAATGCGTATCATCAATGAGCCTACTGCTGCTGCTTTGGCTTACGGATTAGATAAAAAAGGAAAAGATCAAAAAATTGCTGTTTACGATTTAGGTGGAGGAACTTTTGATATCTCTGTATTAGAATTAGGAGACGGAGTTTTCGAAGTATTATCTACAAATGGAGATACTCACTTAGGAGGAGATGACTTTGACCAAGTAATTATTGACTGGTTAGCTGACGAATTCAAAGCTGAAGAAGGAATTGATTTACGTCTTGACCCAATGTCATTACAACGTATCAAAGAAGCTGCTGAAAAAGCTAAGATTGAATTATCTGCTTCTGCTGAAACTGAAATCAACTTACCATACGTAACTGCTACAGCTTCAGGACCTAAACACTTAGTGAAAAAATTATCTCGTTCTAAATTCGAGCAATTAGCTGATTCTTTAGTAAAACGTTCTATGGAGCCAGTTGCTAAAGCGTTGAAAGATGCTGGTTTATCAGTTTCTGATATCGACGAAGTAATCTTGGTAGGAGGTTCTACTCGTATCCCAAGAATTGTTGAAGAAGTAGAGAAATTCTTTGGTAAAAAAGCGTCTAAAGGAGTTAACCCTGATGAGGTTGTAGCTATTGGTGCTGCTATCCAAGGTGGTGTACTTTCTGGAGATGTTAAAGATGTATTGTTACTTGACGTTACTCCATTATCTTTAGGTATCGAAACTATGGGTGGTGTTATGACAGTTCTTATCGAGGCTAACACAACTATCCCAACTAAAAAATCTCAAGTATTCTCTACTGCTGCTGATTCTCAACCATCTGTTGAAATTCACGTATTACAAGGAGCTAGAGCAATGGCAGCTGATAACAAAACAATTGGTCGTTTCCACTTAGATGGTATTCCGCCAGCACCAAGAGGAGTTCCTCAAATCGAAGTTTCTTTCGATATTGACGCTAATGGTATCATCAAAGTTTCTGCTACAGATAAAGGAACTGGAAAATCTCACGATATCCGTATCGAAGCTTCTTCTGGTTTAACTGCTGAAGAAATCGAACAAATGAAAAAAGATGCTGAAGCTAACGCTGACGCTGACAGACAAGCTAAAGAAAGAGCTGAAAAATTAAACGAAGCTGACAGCACTATCTTCCAAACTGAATCTCAATTGAAAGAGTTAGGAGATAAAATTTCAGACGAGAACAAAACAGCTATTGAATACGCTTTAACTGAATTAAGAATGGCTCACCAATCTCAAGATTTAGCTGCTATTCAAAAAGGTTTAGATAACGTAAACGCTGCTTGGAAAAAAGCAACTGAAGCTATGTACGCTCAAGGAGAGCAAGGTCAAGCTGCTGCTGAACCACAAGCTGAAGGTGATAACGTTCAAGACGTAGATTACGAAGAAGTAAAATAAGCAGTGAACTTCCGATTTATCGGAATATGAATCGCTTATCCCGATTTATCGGAATCTTTTAAAAATCATAAATAATGGAAACCGAGTCAGAAATGGCTCGGTTTTTTTGTGCTTTAATTTTTTAAGTATGTTTTTTTATTCGAAGAAAATTTTTAAAACATGATTTATCTCATAAAAGAGCATTGTATTTCAAACTACTTTTGACACAATTAAAAGCATGTTTTTAAATTGTTAAGTTGTTCTTTTTTGCCAAAAGTTTTTTGTAATATTACTGTTATACCATTTAGAATATCTAAATAGTCAAATTTTTGAGGTATGAAGCTGTAGTATATTTCATTTAGTACAATTTTTATTGGACTAATTTGAAATAACAAACGGTAATAAATGATTTTTGTATGAGAAAAATAAAATATAAGAA from Flavobacterium nitratireducens includes:
- the dnaK gene encoding molecular chaperone DnaK; amino-acid sequence: MGKIIGIDLGTTNSCVSVMEGSEAVVIPNAEGKRTTPSIIAFVEGGEIKVGDPAKRQAVTNPTKTIASIKRFMGHTFAETEEEAKRVPYSVVKGDNNTPRVDIDGRLYTAQELSAMTLQKMKKTAEDYLGQTVTEAVITVPAYFNDAQRQATKEAGEIAGLKVMRIINEPTAAALAYGLDKKGKDQKIAVYDLGGGTFDISVLELGDGVFEVLSTNGDTHLGGDDFDQVIIDWLADEFKAEEGIDLRLDPMSLQRIKEAAEKAKIELSASAETEINLPYVTATASGPKHLVKKLSRSKFEQLADSLVKRSMEPVAKALKDAGLSVSDIDEVILVGGSTRIPRIVEEVEKFFGKKASKGVNPDEVVAIGAAIQGGVLSGDVKDVLLLDVTPLSLGIETMGGVMTVLIEANTTIPTKKSQVFSTAADSQPSVEIHVLQGARAMAADNKTIGRFHLDGIPPAPRGVPQIEVSFDIDANGIIKVSATDKGTGKSHDIRIEASSGLTAEEIEQMKKDAEANADADRQAKERAEKLNEADSTIFQTESQLKELGDKISDENKTAIEYALTELRMAHQSQDLAAIQKGLDNVNAAWKKATEAMYAQGEQGQAAAEPQAEGDNVQDVDYEEVK